One genomic region from Anguilla rostrata isolate EN2019 chromosome 2, ASM1855537v3, whole genome shotgun sequence encodes:
- the grem2b gene encoding gremlin-2b, whose product MYWRLVLSVLLAGVLCGVAESRKPRPPGSIPSPYKGNGNTSDKQARKRVLASSQEALVVTERKYLKSDWCKTQPLRQTVSEEGCRSRTVINRFCYGQCNSFYIPRHIKKEQESFQSCAFCRPHKFTTLTVELDCPDLQPTFRHRKIQRVKQCRCISVDVSESDKQ is encoded by the coding sequence ATGTACTGGCGGTTGGTTCTGTCCGTGCTGCTGGCAGGCGTTCTGTGCGGGGTGGCTGAGAGCAGGAAGCCCCGGCCACCGGGGTCCATCCCCTCGCCCTACAAGGGCAACGGCAACACCTCGGACAAGCAGGCGCGCAAGCGGGTGCTGGCCTCCAGCCAGGAGGCCCTGGTGGTGACCGAGAGGAAGTACCTGAAGAGCGACTGGTGCAAGACGCAGCCGCTGAGGCAGACGGTGAGCGAGGAGGGCTGCCGCAGCCGCACCGTCATCAACCGCTTCTGCTATGGCCAGTGCAACTCCTTCTACATCCCGCGGCACATCAAGAAGGAGCAGGAGTCCTTCCAGTCCTGCGCCTTCTGCCGGCCGCACAAGTTCACCACGCTCACCGTGGAGCTGGACTGCCCCGACCTGCAGCCGACCTTCCGCCACCGCAAGATCCAGCGGGTCAAGCAATGCCGCTGCATATCGGTCGACGTCAGCGAGTCCGACAAGCAGTGA